From the genome of Neomonachus schauinslandi chromosome 5, ASM220157v2, whole genome shotgun sequence, one region includes:
- the NAT16 gene encoding LOW QUALITY PROTEIN: probable N-acetyltransferase 16 (The sequence of the model RefSeq protein was modified relative to this genomic sequence to represent the inferred CDS: inserted 1 base in 1 codon; substituted 1 base at 1 genomic stop codon) has translation MKLEASCAASSEAPKPEKEAEPDAEPHSDTRPQEAAAKSRSGSGPEDKAEPLDFVVXTEREFEEVLAISGGVYGGLDYLLSRYHSRLRDPDGTLVLAKHNGVIALESVHVIDARETALVRGLRVASWERGKGVARQHPGVKVAQVTRDDQLGPRELKKYRLITKQRRWALQASAPTPRSPLNPAVLRVSGTFSRLPTEAVSSEAGGDVARLLLSPSVQRDELPGGTVIQDGQPYRPRESNPRLLAAKGLEWRVDSRACPRVLTLCTRPFPIPQGGDCTWRYLNINAFGSDGVQVQSQLLWHLQRXAPRLAGLIVLCQLFLEPQLWSQLADFCQAGLGLELVKGYTEQYLLEADS, from the exons ATGAAGTTGGAAGCCAGTTGTGCTGCCAGCTCAGAGGCCCCTAAGCCTGAAAAGGAGGCTGAGCCAGATGCGGAGCCACACTCAGACACCCGGCCACAGGAGGCCGCCGCCAAGTCCAGATCTGGATCCGGGCCTGAG GATAAGGCCGAGCCGTTGGACTTCGTGG GCACAGAACGGGAGTTTGAGGAGGTGCTGGCCATCTCTGGGGGCGTCTACGGTGGCCTCGACTACCTTCTCAGCCGCTACCACAGCCGGCTCCGGGATCCCGACGGCACCTTGGTGCTGGCCAAGCATAACGGAGTG ATCGCGCTGGAGTCGGTGCACGTGATCGACGCCCGGGAGACCGCGCTGGTGCGGGGGCTGCGCGTGGCGTCCTGGGAGCGCGGCAAGGGCGTGGCGCGACAGCACCCGGGGGTCAAGGTGGCACAGGTCACCCGGGACGACCAGCTGGGCCCCCGGGAGCTGAAGAAATACCGCCTAATCACCAAGCAG AGGCGCTGGGCTCTCCAGGCCTCCGCGCCCACCCCGCGCTCACCCTTGAACCCCGCGGTGCTGCGGGTCTCTGGCACCTTCTCGCGGCTGCCCACCGAGGCCGTATCGTCGGAGGCTGGTGGCGACGTGGCACGCCTCCTGCTGTCGCCCTCCGTGCAGCGCGACGAGCTTCCGGGCGGGACCGTCATCCAGGATGGGCAGCCCTACCGGCCGAGGGAGAGCAACCCACGCCTGCTGGCGGCCAAGGGCCTGGAGTGGCGCGTGGACAGCCGCGCGTGCCCGCGCGTGCTCACGCTGTGCACGCGCCCCTTCCCCATCCCGCAGGGCGGTGACTGCACGTGGCGCTACCTCAACATCAACGCCTTCGGCAGCGATGGCGTGCAGGTGCAGAGCCAGCTTCTGTGGCACCTGCAGCGCTAGGCCCCGCGCCTCGCCGGCCTCATCGTCCTGTGCCAGCTTTTCCTAGAGCCCCAGTTATGGTCACAGCTGGCTGACTTCTGCCAGGCCGGCTTGGGGCTCGAGCTGGTCAAGGGTTATACAGAGCAGTACCTGCTGGAGGCCGACAGCTAG
- the VGF gene encoding neurosecretory protein VGF, which yields MKSLTLPASTLFCFLLLIKGLGAAPPGHPEAQPPPLSSEHKEPVAGDAVPGPKDVSAPEVRAARNSEPQEEGELFQGVDPRALAAVLLQALDRPGSPPAPGGSQQGPKEEAAEALLTETVRSQTHSLPAPETQAPAAPPRPQTQENGPEAGDPSEELETLASLLQELRDFSPSNAKRQQETAAAETETRTHTLTRVNLESPGPERVWRASWGEFQARVPERAPLPPPAPPQFQARMPESGPLPEAHQFGEGVSSPKTHLGEALAPLSKAYQSLGAPFPKARRPESSLLGGSEAGERLLQQGLAQVEAGRRQAEATRQAAAQEERLADLASDLLLQYLLQGGARQRGLGGRGLQEKEEERESEREDAEAEQERRGGAERVGEEDEEAAEAEAEAEEAERARQNALLFAEEEDGEAGAEDKRSQEEMPGHRRKEAEGAEEGGEEEDDDEEMDPQTIDSLIELSTKLHLPADDVVSIIEEVEEKRKRKKNAPPEPVPHPRAAPAPTHVRSPQPPPPAPAPSRDELPDWNEVLPPWDREEDELFPPGPYHPFPNYIRPRTLQPPAASRRRHYHHALPPSHHYPGREAQALRAQEEAEAEERRMQEQEELENYIEHVLLRRP from the coding sequence ATGAAATCGCTCACGTTGCCGGCTTCCAccctcttctgcttccttctaCTGATCAAGGGGTTGGGAGCAGCGCCCCCGGGGCACCCTGAGGCGCAGCCACCTCCCCTCAGCTCTGAACATAAAGAGCCGGTAGCTGGGGACGCAGTGCCCGGGCCGAAGGATGTTAGCGCCCCAGAGGTCCGAGCCGCTCGAAATTCCGAGCCTCAGGAGGAGGGAGAGCTTTTCCAGGGCGTGGATCCCCGGGCGCTGGCCGCGGTGCTGCTGCAGGCTCTTGACCGCCCGGGCTCGCCTCCGGCGCCCGGCGGCTCCCAGCAGGGGccaaaggaagaagcagcagaagcTCTGCTGACCGAGACCGTGCGCAGCCAGACCCACAGCCTCCCGGCGCCAGAGACCCAGGCACCTGCGGCCCCGCCTCGCCCTCAGACTCAGGAGAATGGTCCCGAGGCTGGCGACCCCTCCGAAGAGCTCGAGACGCTAGCTTCACTGCTCCAGGAACTGCGAGATTTCAGTCCGAGCAACGCCAAGCGCCAGCAAGAGACAGCGGCAGCAGAGACGGAAACTCGCACGCACACGCTGACCCGAGTCAACCTGGAGAGCCCCGGGCCGGAGCGCGTGTGGCGCGCTTCCTGGGGAGAGTTCCAGGCGCGCGTCCCGGAGCGCGCGCCTCTGCCACCCCCTGCTCCCCCGCAATTCCAGGCGCGTATGCCCGAGAGTGGGCCCCTTCCTGAAGCCCACCAGTTCGGGGAAGGAGTGTCCTCCCCCAAAACACATCTAGGTGAGGCATTGGCACCCCTATCCAAAGCGTACCAAAGCCTGGGTGCCCCTTTCCCCAAGGCACGCCGTCCGGAGAGCTCACTCCTGGGCGGCTCTGAGGCGGGGGAGCGCCTTCTACAGCAAGGTCTGGCGCAGGTAGAGGCCGGGCGGCGCCAGGCAGAGGCCACACGGCAGGCCGCGGCGCAGGAAGAGCGGCTGGCAGACCTCGCCTCCGACCTGCTGCTCCAGTATTTGCTGCAGGGCGGGGCCCGGCAGCGCGGCCTTGGGGGTCGGGGGctgcaggagaaggaggaggagcgagagagcgagagggaggaTGCGGAGGCGGAGCAGGAGAGACGCGGCGGGGcggagagggtgggggaagaggatgAGGAGGCGGCGGAGGCGGAGGCAGAGGCGGAGGAGGCGGAGAGGGCGCGGCAGAACGCGCTGCTGTTCGCAGAGGAGGAGGACGGGGAAGCCGGAGCCGAGGACAAGCGCTCCCAAGAAGAGATGCCCGGCCACCGTCGGAAGGAGGctgagggggcagaggagggcggggaggaggaagACGACGACGAAGAGATGGACCCTCAAACGATCGACAGCCTCATTGAGCTGTCCACCAAACTCCACCTGCCAGCGGACGACGTGGTCAGCATCATcgaggaggtggaggagaagcGGAAGCGGAAGAAGAACGCCCCTCCGGAGCCGGTGCCGCACCCCcgggccgcccccgcccccacccacgtCCGTTccccgcagcccccgccccctgcccccgccccctcccgagACGAGCTGCCCGACTGGAACGAGGTGCTCCCGCCCTGGGATCGCGAGGAGGACGAGTTGTTTCCCCCCGGGCCCTACCACCCTTTTCCCAACTACATCCGGCCGCGGACACTGCAGCCGCCCGCTGCCTCGCGCCGCCGCCACTACCACCACGCCCTGCCACCTTCGCACCACTATCCTGGCCGGGAGGCCCAGGCGCTGCGCGcgcaggaggaggcagaggcgGAGGAGCGCCGGATGCAGGAGCAGGAGGAGCTGGAGAATTACATCGAGCACGTGCTGCTCCGGCGCCCGTGA